Within the Corynebacterium tuberculostearicum genome, the region TGGCTGTACTTCGGAAGAACGAACTTCGCGAAAATCAGCAAGATGATGGCGAACGGAATGATTGACCAGACTAAGTCGTACATCTTGGGCAGGAGGATGGAGTTGCCGCTCTCCAGCGGCAGGTGCTCACTTCCTTCTGCTGCAAGGTAGTAAATGACGTTGTTCATGGGTCTCCGTTCTTAAAGTTCGATTTACTTGTGTAAAGCGTTCTTTAGAACAGGAAGCCTGCAACGAGGCCGATGAGGGCAAGTGCCTCAACGAAGGCGATACCCAGGAACATGGTGGTACGCAGCTGGCCGGCCATCTCAGGCTGGCGTGCCATGCCCTCAACGGTCTTGCCAACGAGGATGCCGATGCCCAGGCCCGGGCCGATGGTGGCCAGGCCGTAGCCGAGGGACTGAAGGCCGTCGAAGGAGGTGGTTGCTGCGTCCTGAGCCAGGATGATCTCGTTCATGTGAAAGTCGTTCCCTTTCAATGTATATCCCGCGGGAGTGTCCTGCGGGGCGGTGTTGGTTTGATTTTGGGGTATTTAGTTAACCGCGAGGTTCGCGTTGTTGTTAGTGCGAATCTGCATGCAACGACAATTCGATGTATACCGCCGTCAGCAGGGCAAAGATGTATGCCTGCAAGAAGATGACGATAAGCTCGTAAAGCGTGAACAGAACCGCTGCGACCAGGGTCAAGCCACCCACTGCGGTCCAGGCGTTGAACTGGAAGAAGAAGAAGTTCGTAGCCGAGTACAACAGGACCAAAATGAGGTGGCCAGCCAGGAAGTTCGCCATAAGACGAAGAGCCAGGGTGACTGGGCGCATAACAAACGTAGAGAAAGCCTCAATCGGCACGACAAGAATGTGCAAGGCCGGCGGCAGGTTAGGAATAACCACCGAGGACTTGATGAACTTGCCAAAGCCATAGCGCTTAGCGCCGGCGTAAATCATGGCGATATACGCAACAGCTGCCAAGACGATTGGCATACCGATACGGGCGTTCGGAGAAATGTTCAGACCCGGCACAATAGTTGTGAGGTTCCAGAACAAAACTGCAAAGAAGATAGAGGCCAAAAGTGGAAGGAAGCGACGTCCTTCCTTCTTGCCCAAGATGTCTTCTGCGATCTGAACTCGCACGAAGTCAATCGCATGCTCGCCTACGTTTTGAATTCCTTTAGGAACCAGCTTGGGGTTCCTGAAGGCGACAACAAATAGGAGCACCAGCACGGCCGCCATCAGAAGGCGAACGAG harbors:
- a CDS encoding ATP synthase F0 subunit C, producing the protein MNEIILAQDAATTSFDGLQSLGYGLATIGPGLGIGILVGKTVEGMARQPEMAGQLRTTMFLGIAFVEALALIGLVAGFLF
- the atpB gene encoding F0F1 ATP synthase subunit A — its product is MKGSFHAPELDPEFFPGHVTDDGGVVDLWLSDFANGWFALDRIMLVRLLMAAVLVLLFVVAFRNPKLVPKGIQNVGEHAIDFVRVQIAEDILGKKEGRRFLPLLASIFFAVLFWNLTTIVPGLNISPNARIGMPIVLAAVAYIAMIYAGAKRYGFGKFIKSSVVIPNLPPALHILVVPIEAFSTFVMRPVTLALRLMANFLAGHLILVLLYSATNFFFFQFNAWTAVGGLTLVAAVLFTLYELIVIFLQAYIFALLTAVYIELSLHADSH